One Vibrio tapetis subsp. tapetis DNA segment encodes these proteins:
- a CDS encoding iron chelate uptake ABC transporter family permease subunit — protein sequence MRKHNVQTITHNRILTPSLLGFDHMYLLIQVLFVFVLGGLANAQLNPTINFAVSVCVMVAVSLILFGLYFRKENPNILTLMLLGIIVGQLISNLSNFFILMLDPTDFAFLQGSMFASFNNINSDLVYVSLAPLLVVIALLFKLSRQLDVFWLDKDNAISLGVNVKKVTQRVLILVSVLISISTVLVGPILFFGLLVANLTRQSLRSYRHKDLMIFSALISIVMLLGGQWVVENVFSFETTISVIINFVGGLYFLYLLVRQKV from the coding sequence TTGCGCAAGCATAATGTTCAAACCATCACCCACAACCGAATTTTAACCCCGAGCCTACTTGGATTCGATCACATGTACTTGCTCATTCAAGTGCTGTTTGTGTTTGTTCTTGGTGGGCTTGCTAACGCGCAGCTCAATCCAACCATCAATTTCGCCGTCTCGGTTTGCGTCATGGTGGCCGTGTCGCTGATATTATTTGGCCTGTATTTTCGAAAAGAAAACCCTAATATTCTGACTCTTATGTTACTCGGGATCATCGTCGGTCAGCTGATTTCCAATCTCTCTAACTTCTTCATTCTCATGCTAGACCCTACCGACTTCGCATTTTTACAAGGATCCATGTTTGCCAGCTTCAACAACATCAACAGCGATTTGGTTTATGTCAGCTTAGCTCCGTTACTGGTCGTTATTGCTTTGCTATTTAAACTGAGCCGCCAGTTAGACGTATTTTGGCTCGACAAAGACAACGCCATCAGCCTCGGTGTAAATGTGAAAAAAGTAACGCAGCGTGTGCTGATTTTGGTGTCTGTATTGATTTCCATTTCCACCGTTTTGGTTGGACCTATTTTGTTCTTCGGTTTATTGGTTGCCAACTTAACGCGTCAAAGTCTGCGCTCTTATCGCCACAAAGACTTAATGATTTTCTCAGCTCTGATTTCCATTGTGATGTTACTTGGCGGTCAGTGGGTAGTCGAAAACGTATTCAGCTTTGAAACCACCATTAGCGTCATCATTAACTTCGTTGGCGGCTTGTATTTCCTTTATTTACTTGTTCGTCAAAAGGTATAG
- a CDS encoding siderophore-interacting protein: MNKTEPKTLTLKHRQQITPNMLRLTLNGPALDAIIQAYGEEYANHYAGAYIKLELTEEGSAYIESADVSQEPRLRTYSIRRFDIQAKEIDIDFVLHGNEPSNGLASYWAQNANIGSKISIRGPGSIKPVETSADAFCLAADMTALPALSTVLEQLHSDAIGFAVIQVTSEADQQPLNKPDGIELIWVTSGADHQDKSPLVEVFENQPWPSGVVFAWAACEFSSMRQLRKYLRNEKSVDKDNLYLSSYWKQGRTEDQHKIDKRKDLEQQ, translated from the coding sequence ATGAACAAAACTGAACCTAAAACGTTAACGCTTAAACATAGGCAGCAAATAACACCAAACATGCTGCGCCTCACTCTTAACGGCCCCGCACTGGATGCGATAATTCAAGCCTACGGTGAAGAGTACGCCAATCACTATGCTGGCGCGTACATCAAATTGGAGCTAACAGAGGAAGGGAGCGCTTACATTGAATCTGCGGATGTCAGCCAAGAACCTCGGCTGAGAACCTACTCTATTCGCCGTTTTGACATTCAAGCCAAAGAAATAGACATCGATTTTGTGTTGCATGGTAACGAACCCAGCAATGGGCTGGCTTCCTACTGGGCTCAAAACGCCAACATTGGCTCAAAGATTTCAATTCGTGGCCCTGGCAGTATCAAACCCGTAGAGACCAGTGCCGACGCGTTTTGTCTAGCCGCAGACATGACTGCATTGCCTGCACTTTCTACCGTACTTGAGCAACTTCACAGCGATGCCATCGGATTCGCCGTGATCCAAGTAACCAGTGAGGCCGACCAACAACCTCTGAACAAACCTGATGGCATTGAGCTCATCTGGGTCACCTCTGGTGCAGACCATCAAGATAAGAGCCCTCTTGTTGAAGTATTTGAAAATCAGCCTTGGCCGTCAGGTGTGGTGTTTGCTTGGGCTGCTTGTGAGTTTAGCTCGATGCGACAACTCAGGAAGTATCTACGCAATGAAAAATCCGTCGACAAAGACAATTTATACCTGAGCAGCTATTGGAAACAAGGCCGAACGGAAGATCAGCATAAAATTGATAAACGCAAAGATTTAGAACAGCAGTAG
- a CDS encoding response regulator transcription factor has protein sequence MFESNNHIDSISSFSTKSDSHVFQILLVEDDLELNAQLCRLLEDQHYQVCSESCGQHALQRLKQEWFDLIILDVDLPEIDGFGLLQYVREKSTTPVMMLTASGAEEHRIRGLKSGADDYVTKPCSFTEIQLRVEAILRRTAPQFSPYNRSHLSVDAQLELDRSTHQVVVRCVDQQPAIQLTPVQFKLLWTLVQNKGHSLSKAYLYQAVLERDYSQYDRSLDMHLSRVRKKLVSHGMDAERIQTVYGKGYLFK, from the coding sequence ATGTTTGAATCCAATAATCACATTGATTCTATTTCAAGTTTCTCCACCAAAAGTGACAGTCATGTTTTCCAGATCTTACTGGTAGAAGACGATCTGGAGCTCAATGCACAGTTGTGCCGACTACTGGAAGATCAACATTATCAAGTTTGCTCTGAGTCATGTGGGCAGCACGCGTTACAACGTCTCAAACAAGAGTGGTTCGACTTAATCATCTTAGACGTCGACCTACCAGAAATAGACGGCTTTGGTTTGCTGCAATATGTGCGAGAAAAGTCCACAACCCCTGTCATGATGCTCACGGCATCTGGTGCCGAAGAACACCGCATTCGTGGGCTGAAAAGTGGCGCTGATGACTACGTGACCAAACCCTGCAGCTTTACTGAAATTCAGCTTAGGGTGGAAGCCATTCTCAGACGCACCGCGCCTCAATTTAGCCCATATAACCGCAGCCACTTATCTGTCGACGCACAACTTGAACTGGACCGCAGTACCCACCAAGTGGTTGTGCGCTGTGTTGACCAACAACCTGCGATTCAACTCACACCAGTACAATTTAAGCTGCTGTGGACTTTGGTTCAAAACAAAGGCCATTCACTTTCCAAAGCCTATTTGTACCAAGCCGTGTTAGAGCGTGATTACAGCCAATATGATCGTAGCCTAGACATGCACCTTAGCCGTGTTAGGAAGAAATTAGTCAGCCATGGTATGGATGCCGAACGTATTCAAACCGTGTACGGTAAAGGGTATCTCTTCAAATGA
- a CDS encoding ABC transporter ATP-binding protein: MISIQNVSKAFGKQTVVDQASASFVKGEVTAIIGPNGAGKSTLLSLASRLLARDSGEVVIDSKELAEWDTKALAKRLAVLRQSNSLTMRFSIRELVAFGRFPHSNGNLTKQDQVIIDKAISYLDLQDIQHRFLDELSGGQRQLAFIAMVVAQDTDYVFLDEPLNNLDIKHSLQIMKNIRVLAKELNKAVVIVIHDINFASCYSDNIIALKKGVVKVHGTVEEVIRAEVLSSIYDTDFRIEVIDGQRICLYYQ, translated from the coding sequence ATGATTTCCATCCAAAACGTCAGTAAAGCTTTTGGCAAACAAACCGTTGTAGACCAAGCTAGCGCGTCATTTGTGAAAGGCGAAGTTACCGCCATCATTGGCCCAAATGGAGCCGGTAAAAGCACGTTACTTTCGTTAGCCAGCCGCCTCTTAGCTCGTGATAGCGGTGAAGTCGTCATTGATAGTAAAGAGCTGGCAGAATGGGACACCAAAGCACTTGCTAAAAGGCTCGCGGTTTTGCGTCAATCCAACAGTTTGACGATGCGTTTCTCCATTCGAGAGCTGGTTGCCTTCGGCCGTTTTCCTCACAGCAATGGCAACTTAACGAAGCAAGACCAAGTCATCATCGACAAGGCCATTTCATACCTAGATTTGCAAGACATCCAGCATCGTTTTTTAGATGAACTCAGCGGTGGTCAACGTCAGTTGGCGTTCATTGCGATGGTCGTGGCCCAAGACACCGATTATGTGTTTCTCGATGAGCCTCTCAACAACCTAGATATTAAACACTCACTTCAAATCATGAAGAATATTCGAGTATTGGCTAAAGAACTGAACAAGGCCGTTGTCATCGTCATCCACGATATCAATTTTGCCTCTTGTTACTCAGACAACATCATTGCGCTGAAAAAGGGCGTAGTGAAAGTACACGGCACCGTAGAAGAGGTCATTCGCGCTGAGGTGCTGTCTAGCATCTATGACACCGATTTTCGAATTGAAGTCATCGACGGCCAACGTATCTGCCTCTACTACCAATAA
- a CDS encoding sensor histidine kinase has product MKKILFWRLFVVLALGMVFFFSMLHSAAIHTKETMSFLSQPHRQEILDWGSQAQALRNADKINGTTELDRWLKALGEQENTWTTVVRSQIDVLGGDTLNQRFLDGYRIGRNVDWKIHLDFPNNPIMEVTLTPSNEHFLILLPDRMRPGTYVSHAFWVFRFIIPFASLLALTIYLYRYAMKPLQRLHAATQAFSQGNYNVRIGDGVKLGEDEFSQVAKTFDKMAARTSELIDHQRNLIADMSHEIRTPLTRIEMALNCAERSIDSPQMLKRVAQETQFMRQMAEDTLTLAWLENEKPDLRQESFDLSELIEVIVDDAQFEYPKVVINNQLPDNIPLMHSNQRALGQAIENIVRNGLRYTPSGQAFLITSSSNQTHVSLAFLDSGPGVPNGSLDKIFTPFFKVKQKDHTRSGFGVGLALTQRHIESVQGTVKAANHKDGGLEITITLPLSG; this is encoded by the coding sequence ATGAAGAAGATTCTATTCTGGCGCCTTTTTGTGGTGCTTGCGTTAGGCATGGTGTTCTTCTTCTCAATGCTTCATAGCGCAGCCATCCACACTAAAGAGACAATGAGCTTTTTAAGCCAACCACATCGCCAAGAGATCCTCGATTGGGGGAGCCAAGCGCAAGCGCTACGAAACGCTGATAAGATCAATGGCACAACGGAGCTTGATCGCTGGCTAAAAGCGCTAGGCGAACAAGAAAACACTTGGACAACGGTCGTGCGTTCCCAAATTGACGTACTGGGTGGAGATACGCTTAACCAACGTTTCCTCGATGGCTATCGCATTGGCAGAAACGTGGACTGGAAAATCCACCTCGACTTTCCCAATAACCCCATCATGGAAGTCACACTCACCCCCAGTAACGAACATTTTTTAATTCTATTACCTGATCGCATGCGCCCAGGCACCTACGTCTCGCACGCCTTCTGGGTATTTCGTTTCATCATTCCTTTCGCCAGTTTGTTAGCGCTTACGATTTATCTTTATCGTTACGCGATGAAACCGCTGCAAAGGTTACATGCGGCTACACAAGCCTTTAGCCAAGGCAATTACAACGTTCGAATTGGTGACGGGGTAAAACTAGGCGAAGACGAATTCAGTCAGGTGGCAAAAACCTTCGACAAAATGGCGGCGAGGACTTCTGAGCTTATCGACCACCAGCGCAATTTGATTGCCGACATGTCCCATGAAATTCGCACCCCTTTGACACGCATAGAAATGGCACTTAATTGCGCAGAACGAAGCATCGACTCGCCTCAAATGCTCAAACGCGTCGCGCAGGAAACACAGTTCATGCGACAAATGGCCGAAGATACACTGACGTTGGCTTGGCTCGAAAACGAAAAACCCGACCTAAGGCAAGAGTCGTTTGATCTTAGTGAACTCATTGAAGTGATTGTTGACGATGCTCAATTTGAGTACCCAAAAGTGGTCATCAACAATCAACTACCAGACAACATTCCATTAATGCACTCCAATCAACGAGCACTGGGCCAAGCCATAGAGAATATCGTTAGAAATGGTTTGAGATATACCCCATCTGGGCAAGCATTTCTTATTACCAGTTCGAGCAACCAAACTCATGTTTCCCTAGCTTTCTTAGACTCAGGGCCAGGGGTTCCAAACGGTTCGCTGGACAAAATCTTCACTCCGTTCTTTAAAGTAAAACAGAAAGATCACACGCGCAGCGGGTTTGGCGTCGGGTTGGCACTCACTCAGCGCCATATCGAATCTGTACAGGGCACTGTAAAGGCCGCTAACCATAAAGACGGTGGCCTAGAAATCACCATAACATTGCCATTAAGTGGCTAA